A region from the Azospirillaceae bacterium genome encodes:
- a CDS encoding sigma-70 family RNA polymerase sigma factor translates to MTSSTYPRGGMAGVVRDDGVTVVTPVLGDGGLANATDETLMALLKTGNVDAYRLLIRRYFRRLYAVARRILPNDSDAEDVVQDAFLQVWNHRETWQPVSAKFTTWIHRIVINRCIDYRRRPAENSLDLAEDILDDSQSFDEIVLEKELATVLRTERQRLPTSQQVALALYYDQSMSAAEVAAAMNTTVVAAEALLKRARQRLRIAFRKTSIRPRDAFDDA, encoded by the coding sequence ATGACAAGCTCCACTTATCCGCGCGGCGGCATGGCCGGCGTGGTTCGGGATGACGGCGTGACGGTCGTGACCCCCGTGCTGGGTGACGGCGGCCTTGCCAACGCCACCGACGAGACGCTGATGGCGTTGCTGAAGACGGGCAACGTCGACGCCTACCGCCTGTTGATCCGACGCTACTTCCGCCGCCTGTACGCCGTGGCCCGCCGCATCCTGCCCAACGACAGCGATGCGGAGGACGTGGTGCAGGACGCCTTCCTGCAGGTGTGGAACCATCGGGAAACCTGGCAGCCCGTCAGCGCCAAGTTCACCACCTGGATCCACCGCATCGTCATCAACCGCTGCATCGATTATCGCCGCCGGCCCGCCGAAAACAGCCTGGATCTGGCCGAAGACATCCTGGACGACAGCCAGAGCTTCGACGAAATTGTCCTGGAAAAGGAATTGGCGACAGTTTTGCGGACAGAACGGCAACGACTTCCCACTAGTCAGCAAGTGGCGCTGGCCCTATATTACGATCAATCGATGTCCGCGGCCGAAGTGGCGGCGGCAATGAATACAACCGTCGTGGCGGCGGAAGCCTTGTTGAAACGCGCCCGCCAGCGCCTTCGCATCGCCTTTCGTAAAACGTCCATACGGCCCCGGGATGCTTTTGATGACGCCTGA